In Choloepus didactylus isolate mChoDid1 chromosome 6, mChoDid1.pri, whole genome shotgun sequence, one DNA window encodes the following:
- the FUT4 gene encoding alpha-(1,3)-fucosyltransferase 4, translating into MRTTRGRAASRRRGRRRLPQTSSVLAAAGLMCTALAAYACWGQLPPLPWASSAPPCPVGVLLWWEPFGGRGGAVRPPPDCRLRFNISGCRLLTDRAAYGEAQAVLFHHRDLVKGPPDWPPPWGIQRRTAEELELRVLDNEEAAAAAETLAVWGSRPPGQRWVWMNFESPSHSPGLRSLESSLFNWTLSYRADSDVFVPYGYLYPRSHPSDQPPALVPPLARKRGLVAWVVSHWDERQARVRYYHQLSQHVSVDVFGRSGPGQPLPNGELLPTVARYKFYLAFENSQHLDYITEKLWRNALLAGAVPVVLGPDRANYERFVPRGAFIHVDDFPSAASLAAYLLFLDRHPAAYRRYFNWRRSYAVHITSFWDEPWCRVCQAVQRAGDRPKSIHNLAHWFER; encoded by the coding sequence ATGCGGACTACCAGGGGCCGAGCGGCGAGCCGGCGGCGCGGGCGCAGGAGATTACCCCAGACTTCCTCCGTGCTGGCGGCCGCCGGCCTGATGTGCACGGCACTGGCCGCCTATGCCTGCTGGGGGCAGTTGCCGCCGCTGCCCTGGGCATCCTCGGCCCCGCCGTGCCCCGTGGGCGTGCTGCTTTGGTGGGAGCCCTTCGGCGGGCGCGGCGGTGCCGTGAGGCCGCCGCCCGACTGCCGACTGCGCTTCAATATCAGCGGCTGCCGCCTGCTCACCGACCGCGCAGCCTACGGGGAGGCCCAGGCTGTGCTTTTCCACCACCGGGACCTCGTGAAGGGACCTCCCGACTGGCCCCCGCCCTGGGGGATTCAGAGGCGCACAGCAGAGGAGCTGGAGCTGCGGGTATTAGACAAcgaggaggcggcggcggcggccgaaACCTTGGCGGTCTGGGGCTCCAGACCCCCGGGCCAGCGTTGGGTGTGGATGAACTTCGAGTCGCCTTCCCACTCCCCTGGGCTGCGAAGCCTggaaagcagcctcttcaactGGACGCTCTCCTACCGGGCAGACTCGGACGTCTTTGTGCCTTATGGCTACCTCTACCCCAGGAGCCACCCCAGCGACCAACCGCCAGCCCTGGTCCCGCCACTGGCCCGGAAACGGGGTCTGGTAGCCTGGGTGGTGAGCCACTGGGACGAGCGCCAGGCTCGGGTCCGCTACTACCACCAGCTGAGCCAGCACGTGTCGGTGGACGTGTTCGGCAGGAGCGGGCCAGGGCAGCCTTTGCCCAACGGCGAGCTCCTGCCCACGGTGGCCCGCTACAAGTTCTACCTGGCCTTCGAGAACTCGCAGCACCTGGATTATATCACCGAGAAGCTCTGGCGCAACGCGTTGCTGGCAGGGGCGGTACCGGTGGTGCTGGGCCCGGATCGTGCCAACTACGAGCGTTTCGTGCCCCGCGGCGCCTTTATCCATGTGGACGACTTCCCTAGTGCAGCCTCCCTGGCCGCCTACCTGCTCTTCCTGGACCGGCACCCAGCCGCCTATCGCCGCTACTTCAACTGGCGCCGGAGCTACGCTGTGCACATCACTTCCTTCTGGGACGAGCCCTGGTGCCGGGTCTGCCAGGCTGTGCAGAGGGCTGGGGACCGGCCCAAGAGCATACACAACTTGGCCCACTGGTTTGAGCGGTGA